GATAATATAGTAGGACTCGCTTTTAGAAAGGCAAACGAGCTTGTTTACCATGGAAAAGTAAAAGGAAAAACTCTTTCCTTATCCGCGTTAGAGCAATTAAAAGAAGAAGATCTGGAAGAATATTATAAAAATCAATTATTAAGTTCCAGACGTTCCATCTTGGTAAGCGGTAAATGGAACCAGGAAGAGATTCCTCAGTTTTTAGGAGATATTTTGCCTACATTCTCGGGAACACCTATAATTGAATCCCAAGGCTCCAGTCCGGAAGAATTGAATAAAAATCTAAAACAAAAAGAGATCAAAAATCTGATCGTAGATAAGGCAAATACACAAAACGTAGTCTTGTTTTTAGGTGTAGGTCCTGCTCATAACGATAAAGACTTTTATGCAGTCCAAGTTTTGAATTATTTAGTCGGGGGTGGAGGTTTTACTTCCTACTTTATGAGTAAGATCCGCTCGGATAAGGGGCTTGCTTACTCTTCTTCCAGTCATCCAGTGTTTGAAAAAGATCATTCTGTGATCTACTTTTTTACTCAGACGAAATCCCAAAGTACCACGGAAGTTTATAATCTTATGGGAGAAATTTTGGGAGATTCTACATTCGCTAATATCAGTGAAGATGAATTAAAAAATGCAAAAGAGGCTATTTTAAATAAGTTTATCTTCTTATTTACCGACTCTGTGGAAATTCTGCGCAACGAAGTCCGATTCAGAGAACATAAAATGCCTACGGATTATCTTAAGAATTATAGGGATAAAATCCAGAATGTCTCTCTTGCGGATTTGAGAAGAGTGGGTAAAATGTATTTTAGAAGAGATAAACTCACTGCAGTGATCTCAGGACCGAAATCTTCCGTCTCTTCCGACCTGCCTGGACAAAAAACGATCGGTCCGGAAGATCCTATTCCGTAATGGATTGTAAATTCGAACATAGAGGATATTTATTCGAAGGAATTTCAGAGGGAGGAATTCGTACCTCCGTTGTCATGCCTCGTTTAAGTTTGATGTTCGATATAGGACACCAAAATCCGAATCGTATCAATATAGAAAGATTATTATTGACCCATGCACATTTGGATCATTCTGCCGGGCTTCCTTATTATATTTCTCAAAGGTCCTTACGTAAATTAGGGCCTCCTAAAATTTATCTTCCTAAAACTTTAGAAGCTCCTATGAGGGAGATTTTATCACTCTACTCCAAGATTGAGGATTTTTCCTACCACTATGAAATGAAAGGGTTGGAAGAAGGAGAAGAGATCGAGATAGATGCATACCATTTTTTTAAAGCTTGGAAAACATTCCATAGAGTGGATTCGCAAGGTTATACGATCTACGAAAGAAAGAAAAAGTTGAGATCCGAATTTGCGGGATTAGATCGAAATGACCTTTTAAAAAAGAAAGAAGAAGGGATTGAGATCAACGAAGTTCATTCTAAACCCGTGGTCAGCTTTTCCGGAGATACTAAGATCGAATACGTTCTTTCTCATAAGGATGTTGCTGAATCCGAGATCCTATTTTTAGAATGTACTTATATAGATCATGAAAGAAACATAGAAGATGCCAGAGAGTGGGGACATATACATCTGGATGAGATCTTACATCATCTTTCTTCCTTTAAAAATGAAAAAATAGTCCTTATACATTTTTCAAAACGTTACCCTCCTTCCTATATTCGGAAAATATTATATAAAAAAACCCCTCCTTCGGAAAGGGATAGGATACATCTTTTCCTTCCGGATTAATTTATGGCTTCTCAAAATCCGAAACAGAAATACGGGACTTCTATTTATAAGGAAGGATTGGAAGATTGGATCCATTCCGAGCTGGTAAAACGTCCTTATGATTGGTTGGAGAGTCTTGAGAAGAAGGCCGCTCAAGATAAGTTTCCCGTTTTGACACCGGCTTCCGGGGCAGTTCTCGCATTTTTGGCTTCTTCTTGGGATCCTGATGTAGTTTTGGAATTGGGTACAGGTTATGGGATTTCTTTATTCTGGCTCTTATCCGCAGTTCGCAAGGATACAAGACTCCAAACTGTAGATAGAGAAGCAGACTTTATAAAAGTTGCGAAAGAATTTTTTGCCAAACTGGAGCCGGACTCTAATAGAGTTGAATTTACGAATGCAGACTGTTCTGAGATCGCAAAAGAGTTTTTGGAAACTTCTTCTTTGGGCCAAAAAGAACTGATGTTTGTGGACTGCGACAAGGTCCGTTACCCGGAAATTTTGGAAATGATCTTGGAAAAAGGCATGAGCAGAAATCTAAGAGTGATCTACGATAATGTTCTCTGGCACGGAAGGATCGCAGATCCTGAAAACCAAGCTCCTTCTGACCTAGCGGTGCGCAAATTATGGTCACTAATCAAAAATTCTAAGATAGAATACACCTTATTCCCTGTCGGTGACGGAATATTATGTTTCGATTTTAGGCAATAAAAAGCTTGTTTGCTTCTTAAGCGTTGTGTTATATTACCGCGAAGGGTCGATCACATGACAAAAATTTCTTTCCCTCGGATCGTCGCGGTTCTTGCGGCATTCTTCTTAATTTCGTACGGCGTAACTGCACAAAATAAACCTACAAGTAATGACGGTAAGGGTTCTGCCTTGGCCAACGCGGCCGAAGATCCTAAATACCAGGGAGATTATTTGGAGGAATTCCATTTTGCTCGGACTATAGATTCCACTCAGAACAAGATCAAAGGTGATTTAGGTGCCTTAGAGGTGGTTGTAAAAAATTTCGGATCTCAGGTCCAGAATTCCCAACAGGACTTCGATACGATTTGGAAAAAATACAACGAAGCTTATCGATATTCTTTAATGCGCAAGTATGTTGTTGCCGGCCGCAAGATGAAAGAAACGGAAGACGAGACCAACAAACTGTACGGAAAATTCTCCGATCTATATAACCAAAAAGTGGATCAGTTATTGGGAGAATGTGCTGATGCAATCGTTTCCATAGAGCAAAAGTCCGGGCCTGGCGCTGCAGCGAAAGGATATGCAGGAAGAGAAGTTTCCAATAACCAGCATAAACTTCAGATCGCTTACTACCAATTCATCCAAGCGGAGAAGATGAGAAGGGACTCCAGATTTAAGGACAGCCTCATGCATCTTAGGATCGCGAAAGAATACGGAATTTCTATCCTCAGCAAATTAAAAACTGAAGAGGAAAGTAAGAATGTCCGGGAGAAATATAAAATAGATCTGAGCGATAACCGCAATATGGTGTACGCAGAGACCAAACTTTAAAAATTTTCCGGAGGGAAAACATTCGGATTCCTTCCTTGACGTATCACATGGGGATAGCAGGCTGTGCCTGATATCCCCGGAGAAATAAATTTCCATACGTGATACGAAAAATTTTATTCATTCCTTTACTCCTAATTTTTTCATTCTCCGTTTCTTCTCAAGAAACAACCCCGAAAAGAACCTATAATATAGTCATAGATCCGGGCCATGGAGGTTTGGATCTGAAACCCAAAGAGGAACATGGGGATAAATACGATCCGATCTCCAATAAATATCTGGAACCTTATAAGGCCGGTGCCCAAACAAAATCCAGAAGAGAAAGTGAAGTAGTACTCGCTCTTGCAAAAGAAGTAAAAGAAATTTTGGATCTTACCAAAACTCCGGAAGGATTCGAGACATTCAGATCGTACGCGAAAAAATTTACAAACGATACACTTCCTTGGATACGAATAGATTCAGACCTCACAAGAGAAGAAACAGCAAAAGAAGAAGGAGCCGATCTGGCTTCCGACCCGAATGCTTTTTATAGATTGTATGATTATCCGGATAAAAAATCCGGAAAGCTCAAACCTGGAAGAATTTCCAGGATCAACGCTGCTCGACCTTATTTAGTCCTATCTTTACATTTGAATCCAAGTTGGAAGGGACATCCTGGAGGAATGGCTGCAGTACTTTCTCCTTCTTATCGAACATTCTATTCTTTAAGAAAAATTTCTGAAGGAAAATCTTCCAAGTCTTTCGAAGAAGGACCTTGGAGCGAATGGATGCGTTTCAAAATGGAATGGTCCCGTTTGGAAAATGCAGTGGCGGATGCTTGGATCTATTTTAACGGTTATTGGCCGAATAAATCCGGAAAAAAAACAGACCTTTCTAATTTCGAAGGGTATCGCCAAAACATGGTGACTTGGAAATATGCGGATCCTTCCGGTTGGATCGATAAAGCAGTGTTAGATGGCCCCGGCCCTTATGCTAAAAAACATTCCGAATATTCCGCTAAAGGAAAATTCTGGGATAGAGAAAGAGCAGAGCCTGAACTCTGGAGAAGAGAAGACGGCGCAGAAGGATTCGGAGGAGACAATCATTACGCCGCAGCGGAACTCATGAGATTTTTGCAATATGGTTTGAGGACTATACCTAATTCGGAAGAAGAATTATCCAACCCCGGTCCAATCAATAAGCCTTATATTTCCACTTATAGTCTTCCTACATTTATCAATGCAATCTCCGCTTATTTAGAGATTGGTTATATTGATAAGGAGAAGGATATGAAAATCCTAACCCAAAGAAGAAAGGATACCGCGATCAGTTTGGCGGTTGGTGTTTATTCCTTGTTCCACGGCATCAAAATAAAATCAGCAGATCTACCTTACGTTCCTAAAGGTAAGAAAATAGACTGGGCACGTTATGAGAACTTGAAAGAAGGAAATTACTTTAGAGTGGTGAGGGATGAGTAATTTTCATTCCGCTAACTTTGTAAGTGTGCTATCGTTTCGGTGTTTTTGATATCCCAAAAGGGATGGATTTATTGAATTATATCTAAGTTACGCTGTATTATAAAAATGTTTCGCGTCTAACGCTCCTTTCTGTTAGGAACTCGTAAGTTCGATTCTTTAAGGAAAAAAAAATTTATCCACTGATTCTTGTTGCGAAGATTCGTTTTGCTGGAAGATGGTAAATTCATGGCAGAAAAAGGAAAGTTTTCTAATCTCTTTTCCTTTCTGGAATTTGGTTTTCCAACCCAAGCAAAATGCGACCGATTTATGTCTAAACTCTCCATTTCTTTTTTTGCCCAATTCATTTTAGTCTTATTGCTATTTGTCAATTGTGGACCGGAAAACCTTCAGAGTTCTATTCAGTCCGCTTTACTTCAATTATTATCCGAA
This window of the Leptospira hartskeerlii genome carries:
- a CDS encoding O-methyltransferase, which encodes MASQNPKQKYGTSIYKEGLEDWIHSELVKRPYDWLESLEKKAAQDKFPVLTPASGAVLAFLASSWDPDVVLELGTGYGISLFWLLSAVRKDTRLQTVDREADFIKVAKEFFAKLEPDSNRVEFTNADCSEIAKEFLETSSLGQKELMFVDCDKVRYPEILEMILEKGMSRNLRVIYDNVLWHGRIADPENQAPSDLAVRKLWSLIKNSKIEYTLFPVGDGILCFDFRQ
- a CDS encoding N-acetylmuramoyl-L-alanine amidase → MFSFSVSSQETTPKRTYNIVIDPGHGGLDLKPKEEHGDKYDPISNKYLEPYKAGAQTKSRRESEVVLALAKEVKEILDLTKTPEGFETFRSYAKKFTNDTLPWIRIDSDLTREETAKEEGADLASDPNAFYRLYDYPDKKSGKLKPGRISRINAARPYLVLSLHLNPSWKGHPGGMAAVLSPSYRTFYSLRKISEGKSSKSFEEGPWSEWMRFKMEWSRLENAVADAWIYFNGYWPNKSGKKTDLSNFEGYRQNMVTWKYADPSGWIDKAVLDGPGPYAKKHSEYSAKGKFWDRERAEPELWRREDGAEGFGGDNHYAAAELMRFLQYGLRTIPNSEEELSNPGPINKPYISTYSLPTFINAISAYLEIGYIDKEKDMKILTQRRKDTAISLAVGVYSLFHGIKIKSADLPYVPKGKKIDWARYENLKEGNYFRVVRDE
- a CDS encoding MBL fold metallo-hydrolase, coding for MDCKFEHRGYLFEGISEGGIRTSVVMPRLSLMFDIGHQNPNRINIERLLLTHAHLDHSAGLPYYISQRSLRKLGPPKIYLPKTLEAPMREILSLYSKIEDFSYHYEMKGLEEGEEIEIDAYHFFKAWKTFHRVDSQGYTIYERKKKLRSEFAGLDRNDLLKKKEEGIEINEVHSKPVVSFSGDTKIEYVLSHKDVAESEILFLECTYIDHERNIEDAREWGHIHLDEILHHLSSFKNEKIVLIHFSKRYPPSYIRKILYKKTPPSERDRIHLFLPD
- a CDS encoding M16 family metallopeptidase, which codes for MNIIKRLTISAVVFLFAFVSLEAAPGDFVKDVKIPALEFHFPEIKEIGKDPNTRILYLENSEFPIKTLEITFYSGPDFYTKTPFELVEIFPEAWKKGGTNSHPGESFAEVWESYGSKLRVDSDLDTVTLTFSWLSRYDQESKALISEFLKQPLFGKEAFELARLQLGEQIKRRNDNIVGLAFRKANELVYHGKVKGKTLSLSALEQLKEEDLEEYYKNQLLSSRRSILVSGKWNQEEIPQFLGDILPTFSGTPIIESQGSSPEELNKNLKQKEIKNLIVDKANTQNVVLFLGVGPAHNDKDFYAVQVLNYLVGGGGFTSYFMSKIRSDKGLAYSSSSHPVFEKDHSVIYFFTQTKSQSTTEVYNLMGEILGDSTFANISEDELKNAKEAILNKFIFLFTDSVEILRNEVRFREHKMPTDYLKNYRDKIQNVSLADLRRVGKMYFRRDKLTAVISGPKSSVSSDLPGQKTIGPEDPIP